A portion of the Streptomyces sp. NBC_00376 genome contains these proteins:
- the aroH gene encoding chorismate mutase: MAVRAVRGAVQLERDEAGHMDEQVGALLTAVLERNSLVADDLISIWFTATPDLHSDFPAAAARGLGIVDVPLICAQELDIVGAMPRVVRVLAHVETYLPKSEIAHVYLGATAALRKDIAQ; encoded by the coding sequence GTGGCGGTACGAGCGGTCCGCGGAGCCGTCCAGCTGGAGCGGGACGAGGCCGGACACATGGACGAGCAGGTCGGCGCCCTGCTGACCGCCGTTCTCGAACGCAACAGTCTCGTCGCGGACGACCTGATCAGCATCTGGTTCACGGCCACCCCGGACCTGCACAGCGACTTCCCGGCCGCCGCCGCACGCGGGCTCGGTATCGTCGACGTACCGCTGATCTGCGCCCAGGAGCTGGACATCGTGGGCGCCATGCCCCGCGTGGTGCGCGTCCTGGCGCACGTCGAGACCTACCTTCCCAAGTCCGAGATCGCCCACGTGTACCTCGGTGCCACCGCCGCACTCCGCAAGGACATCGCCCAGTGA
- a CDS encoding prephenate dehydrogenase, producing MRTAVVIGTGLVGTSAALALAGRGIRVHLVDHDPQSARTAAALGAGTDEAPEERVDLAIIAVPPAHVATVLATALRDGIARGYLDVASVKGGPRRELEALGLDLTPYIGTHPMAGKERSGPLAATADLFEGRPWVLTPTRDTDTEVLNLALELVALCRAVPVVMDADAHDRAVALVSHTPQLISSMVAARLEEADETAVRLCGQGIRDVTRIAASDPRMWVEILSANPGPVADVLAGVAADLDETVRALRGLESGDDDKRREGTEGIEDVLRRGNAGRVRVPGKHGTAPTAYEMVSVLISDRPGELARIFADAGRAGVNVEDVRIEHATGQQAGLVQLMVEPSAVPALSAALRERGWSIRQ from the coding sequence GTGAGAACCGCCGTCGTCATCGGAACGGGCCTCGTCGGCACGTCCGCAGCCCTCGCCCTCGCCGGGCGCGGCATCCGGGTCCACCTCGTCGACCACGACCCCCAGTCGGCCCGCACCGCCGCCGCGCTGGGCGCCGGTACGGACGAGGCGCCCGAGGAGCGGGTGGACCTGGCGATCATCGCCGTGCCGCCCGCCCACGTGGCCACGGTCCTGGCCACCGCCCTGCGGGACGGCATCGCCCGCGGCTACCTGGACGTCGCCAGCGTGAAGGGCGGCCCGCGCCGTGAGCTGGAGGCACTCGGCCTCGACCTCACGCCGTACATCGGTACGCACCCCATGGCCGGCAAGGAGCGGTCGGGCCCCCTCGCCGCCACCGCGGACCTGTTCGAGGGCCGGCCCTGGGTCCTCACCCCGACCCGTGACACCGACACCGAGGTCCTCAACCTCGCCCTGGAGCTGGTCGCGCTCTGCCGGGCCGTCCCTGTCGTCATGGACGCCGACGCGCACGACCGGGCCGTCGCCCTGGTCTCCCACACCCCGCAGCTGATCTCGTCGATGGTCGCCGCCCGCCTGGAGGAGGCCGACGAGACCGCCGTACGCCTCTGCGGCCAGGGCATCAGGGACGTCACCCGGATCGCCGCCTCCGACCCCCGGATGTGGGTGGAGATCCTCTCCGCCAACCCCGGCCCCGTCGCCGACGTGCTGGCCGGGGTGGCCGCCGACCTGGACGAGACGGTACGGGCGCTGCGCGGTCTGGAGTCCGGTGACGACGACAAGCGCCGCGAGGGCACCGAGGGCATCGAGGACGTCCTGCGCCGCGGCAACGCCGGCCGGGTCAGGGTGCCCGGCAAGCACGGGACCGCCCCCACCGCGTACGAGATGGTGTCCGTGCTGATCAGCGACCGGCCGGGCGAACTGGCCAGGATCTTCGCCGACGCCGGACGGGCCGGGGTCAACGTCGAGGACGTGCGCATCGAGCACGCCACCGGGCAGCAGGCCGGTCTGGTCCAGCTGATGGTCGAGCCGAGCGCGGTGCCCGCACTGAGCGCGGCGCTGCGCGAGCGCGGCTGGTCGATACGGCAGTAG
- the cmk gene encoding (d)CMP kinase — MSTTVETRTAPAAVIVAIDGPSGTGKSSTSKAVAAQLGLSYLDTGAQYRAITWWMLNNGIDVQDAMEVATAAAKPVIVSGTDPAAPTITVDGEDASGPIRTQEVTSRVSAVSAVPEVRTRITELQRTIAAAADRGIVVEGRDIGTTVLPDADLKIFLTASPEARAARRSGEVKGSDLAATKEALIKRDAADSGRKTSPLAKADDAVEVDTTELTLQQVIECVVTLVEEKRATK; from the coding sequence GTGTCCACCACCGTGGAAACCCGTACGGCTCCGGCCGCAGTGATCGTCGCCATCGACGGGCCCTCCGGCACCGGCAAGTCGAGCACGTCCAAGGCCGTCGCCGCGCAGCTCGGCCTGAGCTACCTGGACACCGGCGCCCAGTACCGGGCGATCACCTGGTGGATGCTGAACAACGGCATCGACGTCCAGGACGCGATGGAGGTGGCGACCGCGGCCGCCAAGCCGGTCATCGTCTCCGGCACGGACCCGGCCGCCCCGACGATCACCGTCGACGGCGAGGACGCCTCGGGCCCGATCCGTACCCAGGAGGTCACCTCCAGGGTCAGCGCCGTCAGCGCGGTCCCCGAGGTGCGCACCCGGATCACCGAGCTGCAGCGCACCATCGCCGCCGCGGCCGACCGGGGCATAGTGGTCGAGGGCCGCGACATCGGCACCACGGTGCTGCCCGACGCCGACCTGAAGATCTTCCTCACCGCCTCCCCGGAGGCCCGCGCCGCCCGGCGCAGCGGAGAGGTCAAGGGCTCCGACCTCGCCGCCACCAAGGAAGCGCTGATCAAGCGGGACGCGGCCGACTCCGGCCGCAAGACCTCCCCGCTCGCCAAGGCGGACGACGCCGTCGAGGTGGACACCACAGAGCTGACCCTTCAGCAGGTCATCGAGTGTGTCGTCACCCTCGTCGAGGAGAAGCGGGCCACGAAGTGA
- a CDS encoding lysophospholipid acyltransferase family protein produces MTQATGRPSPRGAAVGRGIGIGLMYGLWKPRVLGAWRVPASGPVILAVNHSHNIDGPMLMGTAPRPVHFLIKKEAFVGPLDPFLRGIGQLKVDRTTADRTAITHALGVLEKGGALGIFPEGTRGEGDFASLRAGLAYFAVRSGAPIVPVAVLGSTERRGRLISALPPLRSRVDVVFGDAFEAGDGSGRRTRKALDGATVRIQARLTAHLDEARRFTGR; encoded by the coding sequence GTGACCCAGGCCACGGGCCGCCCCTCGCCGCGCGGAGCGGCGGTCGGGCGCGGGATCGGCATCGGGCTGATGTACGGGCTGTGGAAGCCCCGCGTTCTCGGTGCGTGGCGAGTCCCCGCCTCCGGACCCGTCATACTCGCGGTGAACCACTCGCACAACATCGACGGTCCGATGCTGATGGGCACCGCGCCCCGGCCCGTCCACTTCCTGATCAAGAAGGAGGCGTTCGTCGGCCCGCTCGACCCGTTCCTGCGTGGAATCGGTCAGCTGAAGGTGGACCGTACGACCGCCGACCGCACCGCCATCACCCACGCCCTCGGCGTGCTGGAGAAGGGCGGGGCGCTCGGGATCTTTCCCGAGGGGACCAGGGGCGAGGGCGACTTCGCCTCCCTGCGCGCCGGGCTCGCGTACTTCGCGGTACGCAGCGGGGCGCCGATCGTGCCCGTGGCCGTCCTGGGAAGCACCGAGCGCCGCGGACGGTTGATATCGGCACTGCCGCCGTTGCGCAGCCGGGTGGACGTCGTCTTCGGCGACGCCTTCGAGGCGGGCGACGGAAGCGGTCGGCGTACGCGCAAGGCGCTGGACGGGGCGACGGTACGGATCCAGGCACGGCTGACCGCCCATCTGGACGAGGCCAGGCGTTTCACCGGGCGCTAG